From a single Chitinophaga sp. Cy-1792 genomic region:
- a CDS encoding FkbM family methyltransferase: MNTIQSIKNKLKVLTGKISSVKVEVDIHREWYGNAYGGFYVHPDKLNNQSVVYSFGIGEDISFDTAIMQQHGAQVFAFDPTPKSINWIKKQPPMAGFRFQDYGLGATTGFVTFNLPKNADHVSGSVADHKNVDSHNSISVPMKSFADIVKEFGHTHIDVLKMDIEGSEYAVVESILASPVKIDQILVEIHERFYPDGKARTQQLLNAFKAHGYKVFGVSDSLEEISFIKIN; the protein is encoded by the coding sequence ATGAATACGATTCAAAGTATCAAGAATAAATTAAAAGTCCTGACGGGTAAGATTTCTAGTGTCAAAGTGGAAGTGGATATCCACCGGGAATGGTATGGAAATGCCTATGGTGGCTTTTATGTACACCCGGATAAGCTGAATAACCAGTCAGTTGTTTACTCTTTTGGAATTGGAGAAGATATTTCATTTGATACTGCAATTATGCAGCAACATGGCGCACAGGTATTTGCATTTGATCCTACGCCTAAATCCATCAACTGGATTAAAAAACAACCACCCATGGCAGGTTTTCGCTTCCAGGACTACGGCCTTGGAGCTACTACGGGCTTCGTAACGTTTAACCTGCCCAAAAATGCAGACCATGTTTCCGGCAGTGTTGCGGATCATAAAAATGTAGATAGCCACAACAGCATTTCTGTACCAATGAAATCCTTTGCTGATATAGTAAAAGAGTTCGGTCATACACATATCGATGTCCTGAAAATGGATATCGAAGGTAGTGAATATGCAGTGGTAGAAAGCATCCTGGCATCGCCGGTAAAAATTGATCAGATCCTGGTAGAGATTCATGAACGGTTCTACCCTGACGGAAAAGCCAGAACACAACAACTGCTGAATGCCTTTAAAGCCCATGGATATAAGGTATTTGGCGTGTCTGATTCCCTGGAAGAAATATCTTTTATCAAGATTAATTAA
- a CDS encoding acyltransferase: MQLKARLHGLDHLRALAIFLVFIFHYGPLSAYPPWLADFSRFGWTGVDLFFVLSGYLIASQLFAAYQEQENISLKNFYIKRFFRIIPPYLLVVAIYFLIPGAREREAPAPLWKYLTFTQNLGLDLSKQGTFSHAWSLCIEEQFYLLLPLVILILIKTKTLHKGWWLIPALSLAGAGLRIWSWHTFVEPAGDDWWIIWYKWIYYPTCTRLDGLLAGISIAAMLHFKPLFSRRLQEYSYLFLTAGILILTAAFFLCKDQSTLAASVYGFPLVSVGYGCIVFAAVSPANILYRHSSVITSYIAILSYLIYLTHKIVNHLVQDFMTTRGFEKNSLPTFLVAVTACVLVAVLLRQLIEKPAALLRKKLIS; the protein is encoded by the coding sequence ATGCAGCTTAAAGCACGCCTTCACGGGCTGGACCACCTCCGGGCACTGGCCATCTTCCTGGTTTTTATCTTCCATTACGGCCCCCTCTCAGCCTATCCTCCATGGCTGGCCGATTTCAGCAGATTTGGCTGGACAGGGGTAGACCTGTTCTTTGTACTGAGCGGCTACCTGATCGCATCTCAGCTTTTTGCAGCATACCAGGAACAGGAAAATATCTCCTTAAAAAATTTTTATATCAAACGCTTTTTCAGAATCATACCTCCTTACCTCCTGGTGGTAGCGATCTACTTTTTAATTCCCGGAGCCCGGGAAAGAGAGGCGCCGGCGCCACTCTGGAAATACCTCACCTTCACGCAAAACCTCGGGCTGGACTTAAGTAAACAGGGAACCTTCTCTCATGCATGGTCGCTGTGTATTGAAGAACAATTCTATCTGCTATTACCACTGGTAATACTGATCCTGATAAAAACAAAAACGCTGCATAAAGGATGGTGGCTAATTCCGGCACTGTCACTCGCCGGCGCCGGGCTAAGGATCTGGAGCTGGCATACCTTCGTGGAGCCTGCCGGAGATGATTGGTGGATCATCTGGTATAAATGGATATATTATCCTACCTGTACCCGCCTGGATGGATTATTAGCAGGCATCAGCATAGCTGCCATGTTGCATTTCAAACCCTTATTCAGTAGGCGTTTGCAGGAATACAGCTACCTCTTTCTCACTGCGGGAATACTGATACTCACAGCGGCATTTTTCTTATGTAAAGATCAAAGTACCCTGGCGGCTTCTGTATATGGGTTTCCGTTAGTAAGCGTTGGATATGGTTGTATTGTATTTGCGGCTGTTAGTCCTGCTAACATATTATACAGGCATTCATCTGTCATTACTTCCTATATCGCCATACTTTCCTATCTTATATATCTCACACATAAAATTGTGAATCATCTTGTGCAGGACTTTATGACTACCAGGGGATTTGAGAAGAATAGTCTGCCTACCTTCCTCGTTGCCGTGACGGCCTGTGTACTGGTCGCAGTTCTTCTGCGACAACTTATAGAAAAGCCGGCAGCATTATTAAGAAAAAAATTGATTTCCTGA
- a CDS encoding sensor histidine kinase yields MVNTFLNYCKTHRVQAHLFFWVAMLLLSVSTDFFEGPSWSFMSSLIYALVLLITQIPTAYFLAYFVIPRLSSHKKIITTTLLAILVCYLLSVFARILVVYVAEPLVLPFTQCTDPLEPKEPLSEIATDLYKLFKVYVYHTLSIPFLFLTVKLFKDQYDIREKAIRLEKEKIATELKLLKNQLNPHFLFNTLNNIYSLSIVGSPHTSDAIFRLSEMLDHVLYKSQHPLIPIREEVQLIENYCSLERLRYTDSLQFKLDIDIRQELEVPPLILVSVVENAFKHGLSNTKDNPAISIKVTTGEDVVTFDVVNTVGDNMPETRNGKIGLLNIRQQLELIYPGDYVLDVARDDDYFKVHLAIRIKTRQV; encoded by the coding sequence ATGGTGAATACATTTCTGAATTACTGTAAAACGCATCGGGTACAGGCGCACCTGTTTTTTTGGGTAGCCATGCTGCTGTTGTCGGTAAGCACCGACTTTTTTGAGGGGCCTTCATGGTCATTCATGAGCTCCCTGATCTATGCGCTGGTATTGCTGATTACACAAATACCTACCGCTTATTTCCTGGCATATTTTGTTATTCCGCGTTTATCTTCTCACAAAAAAATAATTACTACTACCTTACTGGCTATACTGGTATGCTACCTGCTCAGTGTATTTGCCAGGATACTGGTGGTATATGTAGCAGAACCACTGGTATTACCATTTACGCAATGTACGGACCCGCTGGAGCCTAAGGAGCCACTGTCCGAGATCGCCACAGACTTGTACAAACTCTTCAAAGTGTATGTGTACCATACCCTGTCAATCCCTTTTCTGTTCCTGACGGTGAAACTTTTTAAAGATCAGTATGATATCCGGGAAAAGGCCATCAGACTGGAAAAAGAGAAGATCGCTACGGAGTTGAAATTGTTGAAGAATCAGCTAAATCCACATTTTCTCTTTAATACCCTGAACAATATTTATTCCCTGTCTATCGTAGGTTCTCCACATACGTCTGATGCTATTTTCCGGCTGTCGGAAATGCTGGACCATGTATTGTACAAAAGTCAGCATCCATTGATTCCCATCAGGGAAGAGGTACAGCTGATAGAAAACTACTGTAGCCTGGAACGGCTCCGGTATACCGATAGTCTGCAATTCAAGCTGGATATCGACATCCGGCAGGAGCTGGAGGTGCCCCCGCTGATATTGGTATCTGTAGTAGAAAATGCCTTTAAGCACGGGTTGAGTAATACAAAAGATAATCCGGCTATTAGTATAAAAGTAACAACAGGAGAGGATGTTGTTACTTTTGATGTAGTCAATACCGTAGGAGATAATATGCCGGAAACCAGGAACGGCAAGATCGGATTGCTGAATATCAGGCAACAACTGGAACTGATATACCCGGGTGATTATGTACTCGATGTTGCCCGCGATGATGACTATTTTAAGGTACATTTAGCCATCCGGATAAAAACAAGGCAAGTATGA
- a CDS encoding LytTR family DNA-binding domain-containing protein has translation MKVRCLLVDDEPLAIRLLQQHIQQLADFEVTATCHNVARANEILCSTAIDLLFLDIRMPQVSGISFLKTLRNPPKTILTTAYREFAMDAYDLGVIDYLLKPISFGRFMKAIERYNSLHIPVTTPPPAVSAEKPHLIIKSGVKHIKLYTAEICYLESIKDYIKIYTTDKEIIAKYKISDMETALNDKGFLRIHRSFIININKITAFTNTDIELGSIELPIGANYREYIRKAMMTDNHLLK, from the coding sequence ATGAAAGTAAGATGTCTGTTAGTAGATGATGAACCACTGGCGATACGCCTTCTGCAGCAACATATCCAGCAGCTGGCGGATTTTGAGGTGACGGCTACCTGTCATAATGTAGCCCGGGCGAATGAAATACTGTGTAGTACAGCAATAGACCTGCTTTTTCTGGATATCAGGATGCCGCAGGTTTCGGGGATTTCTTTCCTGAAAACACTGCGTAACCCGCCTAAAACGATACTCACCACTGCTTACAGGGAATTCGCCATGGATGCATATGACCTGGGCGTGATCGATTACCTGCTCAAGCCCATTTCCTTTGGGCGTTTTATGAAAGCAATCGAACGTTATAACAGTTTACATATACCTGTTACCACACCGCCGCCCGCTGTAAGCGCAGAAAAACCTCATCTTATTATAAAATCAGGGGTAAAACATATTAAACTATATACCGCCGAAATCTGCTACCTGGAAAGTATTAAAGACTATATTAAGATCTATACCACAGATAAGGAGATTATCGCGAAGTATAAGATCAGTGATATGGAGACCGCTTTAAATGATAAGGGCTTTCTTCGGATACATCGCTCTTTTATCATCAACATAAATAAAATAACAGCTTTTACCAATACAGATATAGAACTGGGTAGTATAGAACTCCCTATTGGCGCGAATTACAGGGAGTATATCCGGAAAGCGATGATGACGGATAATCACCTGCTTAAATAG
- the bglX gene encoding beta-glucosidase BglX, with translation MKFYKISCTLALCFLTYVGQAQNTKMNTFINSLMNKMTLEEKLGQLNLLTSGDAVTGSVVSTGVEQKIREGKVGALLNMTKVADIRKAQQLAVDGSRLKIPMLFGLDVVHGYKTTFPIPLALSCSWDMDMIERSAQIAAIEASADGINWTFSPMVDIARDPRWGRIAEGSGEDPYLGSKIAAAMVKGYQGDLSKNSNILACVKHFALYGAAEGGRDYNTTDMSRVRMYNEYFPPYKAAVDAGAMTVMTSFNEVDGIPATANRWLMTDVLRKQWGFNGFVVTDYTAINEMINHGIGDLKTVSALALHAGTDMDMVGEGFIGTLKQSLQEGKVTLNEINIACRRILEAKYKLGLFDDPYRYCNPERAQTEIYTAAQRQEARKAAAETFVLLKNQQNLLPLKKQGSIALIGPLADTRENMTGTWSVSADIKNIPSLRESLQKEVGSQVKINYAKGSNLTADSMLEINSTMFGRSLHRDGRTAEELKKEALAAAAQSDIIVAALGESSEMTGEAASRADISLPDTQKELLAALLATGKPVVLVLFAGRPMTLTWENQHVPAILNVWFGGCEAGAAITDVLFGDATPSGKLTTSFPQLVGQIPVNYNHKNTGRPLAGNDKWFTKFRSNYLDVSNDPLYPFGYGLSYTTFSYSDVTLNSNALKAGGKITASVTITNTGKTDGVEIAQLYIRDMVGSITRPVKELKGFQRIALKAGESKQVTFDITENDLKFYNSDLKFVAEPGDFKVFIGGNSRDVKEAAFKLQ, from the coding sequence ATGAAATTCTATAAAATATCTTGTACGCTCGCACTGTGCTTCCTGACTTATGTCGGCCAGGCACAGAATACCAAGATGAACACTTTCATCAATTCCCTGATGAACAAAATGACCCTGGAGGAAAAACTGGGTCAGCTCAACCTGCTTACCTCCGGAGATGCCGTTACCGGTTCCGTGGTAAGTACCGGCGTAGAGCAAAAGATCAGGGAAGGTAAGGTAGGCGCTTTGCTCAACATGACCAAAGTTGCCGATATCAGGAAAGCCCAGCAGCTTGCTGTTGACGGCAGTCGCCTGAAAATTCCGATGTTATTCGGTCTGGATGTGGTGCATGGTTACAAAACCACGTTTCCTATTCCGCTGGCATTATCCTGCTCCTGGGATATGGACATGATCGAAAGAAGTGCACAGATTGCTGCCATTGAGGCCAGTGCCGATGGCATCAACTGGACATTCTCCCCGATGGTGGACATTGCCAGAGATCCACGCTGGGGCCGTATTGCAGAAGGATCAGGAGAAGATCCCTACCTGGGTTCCAAAATTGCTGCAGCCATGGTAAAAGGCTACCAGGGCGATCTTAGCAAAAACAGCAACATCCTTGCCTGTGTAAAACACTTCGCATTGTATGGCGCTGCGGAAGGCGGCCGTGACTACAACACCACCGACATGAGTCGTGTAAGGATGTACAACGAATACTTCCCTCCCTACAAAGCCGCTGTAGACGCCGGCGCCATGACCGTTATGACTTCCTTCAATGAAGTAGACGGCATCCCAGCTACCGCCAACAGATGGCTCATGACCGATGTACTGCGTAAACAATGGGGCTTCAACGGCTTCGTGGTAACAGACTACACTGCTATCAACGAAATGATCAACCACGGCATAGGTGATCTGAAAACCGTATCAGCACTGGCTTTACACGCAGGCACCGACATGGACATGGTAGGTGAAGGATTCATCGGCACCCTGAAGCAATCCCTCCAGGAAGGCAAAGTGACGCTCAACGAAATCAACATTGCCTGCCGTCGTATCCTCGAAGCCAAATACAAACTTGGCCTCTTCGACGATCCTTACCGTTACTGCAACCCGGAGAGAGCACAGACAGAAATCTACACTGCTGCGCAGCGCCAGGAAGCACGCAAAGCTGCTGCCGAAACATTTGTACTGCTGAAAAACCAGCAAAACCTGCTCCCGCTGAAGAAACAGGGTTCCATCGCACTGATCGGGCCACTGGCTGATACCAGGGAAAACATGACAGGTACCTGGTCTGTATCTGCAGATATTAAAAATATCCCTTCCCTGCGTGAGTCACTGCAAAAAGAAGTGGGCAGCCAGGTAAAAATCAATTATGCCAAAGGCTCCAACCTCACTGCCGACTCCATGCTGGAAATCAACAGCACCATGTTTGGCCGTTCACTTCACCGCGATGGCAGAACTGCTGAAGAGCTGAAAAAAGAAGCATTGGCCGCAGCTGCACAATCTGATATCATCGTCGCTGCACTGGGTGAATCTTCCGAAATGACCGGAGAAGCCGCCAGCAGAGCAGATATCAGCCTTCCAGACACCCAGAAAGAATTACTGGCAGCCCTGCTCGCAACAGGCAAACCGGTAGTACTGGTGCTGTTTGCTGGTCGTCCTATGACCCTTACATGGGAAAACCAGCATGTTCCTGCTATCCTCAACGTTTGGTTTGGTGGATGTGAAGCAGGTGCAGCTATCACAGATGTATTATTTGGCGACGCTACCCCATCCGGTAAACTCACCACTTCCTTCCCGCAGCTGGTAGGACAAATACCTGTTAACTACAATCATAAAAACACCGGCCGTCCACTGGCTGGCAACGATAAATGGTTTACCAAGTTCCGTTCCAACTACCTGGATGTTTCCAACGATCCACTGTACCCATTTGGTTATGGCCTGAGCTACACCACTTTCTCCTACAGCGATGTTACCTTAAACAGTAACGCACTGAAAGCAGGTGGTAAAATCACCGCATCAGTTACCATTACCAATACCGGTAAAACAGATGGTGTGGAAATAGCACAGTTATATATCCGTGATATGGTGGGATCTATCACCCGCCCGGTAAAGGAGCTGAAAGGTTTCCAGCGTATTGCGCTGAAAGCGGGAGAATCTAAACAAGTAACTTTCGATATTACTGAAAACGACCTGAAGTTCTATAATTCAGATCTGAAGTTCGTTGCGGAACCAGGTGACTTCAAGGTATTCATTGGCGGCAACAGCCGCGATGTGAAAGAAGCTGCCTTTAAACTGCAATAA
- a CDS encoding endonuclease/exonuclease/phosphatase family protein: MLAFFPAVLSAQKKTELNVATYNLRLNVPSDSANAWPHRKAMVQDLIQYHEFDVFGVQEALSGQMKDLEEMPAYAHVGVGRDDGKDGGEYSAIFYNKQKFKLVKSGNFWLSPTPEKPGKGWDAAYIRICTWACLQDKKTGKQFFMFNTHFDNEGVVARENAAKLILEKIKEYATAKTPVIITGDFNSNPETTAYGTIVQSFKDAKLVSQAKPYGPDSTFNDFKYHNYTKVVREGRIDFLFVNNNIEVLKYAVLTDSRDLRFPSDHFPVACRLRF, from the coding sequence TTGCTTGCATTTTTTCCGGCAGTATTATCTGCACAGAAAAAAACCGAGTTAAACGTAGCCACCTATAACCTGCGTCTGAATGTACCATCGGACAGTGCCAACGCATGGCCTCACCGCAAAGCAATGGTGCAGGACCTCATCCAATATCATGAATTTGATGTTTTTGGTGTACAGGAAGCGCTGTCTGGTCAGATGAAAGACCTGGAAGAAATGCCCGCCTATGCACATGTCGGCGTAGGCAGAGACGACGGAAAAGATGGCGGTGAATATTCAGCCATCTTCTATAACAAACAAAAATTCAAGCTGGTAAAATCAGGTAACTTCTGGTTGTCACCAACTCCGGAGAAACCCGGCAAAGGCTGGGATGCTGCCTACATCCGTATCTGCACCTGGGCTTGCCTGCAAGACAAAAAAACCGGCAAACAGTTTTTTATGTTCAATACTCACTTTGATAATGAAGGGGTTGTTGCAAGAGAAAATGCTGCTAAACTTATCCTGGAGAAAATTAAGGAATACGCTACGGCCAAAACACCGGTTATCATTACCGGCGATTTCAATTCCAACCCGGAAACCACTGCCTACGGCACTATCGTCCAGTCATTTAAAGATGCGAAACTGGTTTCACAGGCTAAACCTTACGGCCCGGACAGCACCTTTAATGATTTTAAATACCATAACTATACGAAGGTTGTCAGAGAAGGAAGAATCGACTTCCTCTTCGTCAACAATAACATAGAAGTACTCAAATATGCCGTGCTGACAGATTCCAGGGACCTCAGATTCCCATCGGATCATTTCCCGGTTGCTTGCAGACTTCGCTTCTGA
- a CDS encoding GDSL-type esterase/lipase family protein, with amino-acid sequence MKKILFTAFCSCFILLTAFAQQYPYHSDIQAFKRADSLNKPAGNEILFIGSSSFTYWTDVQNYFPDKKIINRGFGGSTLLNQLHYADDVIFAYHPKQIVIYCGENDLADADTVTADSVLHRFQTLFTMIRNKMPTVPIVYVSLKPSPSRARLMEKMVAANDSIRKYLRKQRRTAFVDVYHQMLNADGTIKAELFKEDQLHMKAAGYAIWQKAIAPALK; translated from the coding sequence TTGAAGAAGATATTATTCACCGCGTTTTGCAGCTGTTTCATCCTGCTAACAGCTTTTGCCCAGCAATATCCTTACCATAGTGATATCCAGGCGTTTAAACGAGCCGACTCCCTGAACAAACCTGCCGGCAACGAGATCCTGTTTATCGGCAGTTCATCTTTTACCTACTGGACAGACGTTCAAAATTATTTCCCCGATAAAAAGATCATCAACCGCGGATTTGGTGGATCTACCTTATTAAACCAGCTGCATTATGCAGATGATGTCATTTTTGCCTATCACCCTAAGCAGATAGTGATCTATTGCGGAGAAAATGACCTCGCAGATGCCGACACTGTTACTGCGGATTCGGTATTACATCGCTTCCAGACACTATTCACGATGATCCGAAACAAAATGCCCACGGTACCTATTGTGTATGTATCGCTGAAACCTAGTCCCAGCCGGGCCAGACTGATGGAAAAAATGGTGGCAGCAAACGACAGCATTCGTAAATACCTGCGCAAACAGCGTCGTACGGCCTTTGTAGACGTTTACCATCAAATGCTCAACGCCGACGGCACCATCAAAGCGGAGCTCTTCAAAGAAGACCAGCTTCATATGAAAGCCGCCGGATATGCCATCTGGCAAAAGGCGATCGCGCCGGCACTCAAATAA
- a CDS encoding FecR family protein — MERKSIAERYSQYNENDFLTDPYFQEWVYTPTPETEAYWQEVRLVLPLKITDMDNARLYLHHISFKQHIPSDEAAQASWEKHLQLISAQEANKAAPAPASIFPLRKALKIAAMFAGVAIITATYIFFPRSATRITAQTGYGEIRQITLPDGSLVDLNANSSISYNSKWKSGEKREIWLKGEALFNVVHINKDTNNIKEQERFLVHTKGLTVTVLGTVFDVRQRRQKTEVALQSGKIRLSFEDADKDDVILQPGQFISYNEGDKQTATENIAAEKFSAWKDRKLILNNPSVSEILKYLEDTFGKKIILEDKKRDSQIINGPILLSSLDDALFVLSMVLEAQVIKKDTQTIILRTRPI; from the coding sequence ATGGAAAGAAAAAGTATAGCTGAAAGATATTCTCAATATAACGAAAACGATTTCCTGACGGATCCTTACTTCCAGGAATGGGTATACACGCCCACCCCTGAAACAGAGGCCTACTGGCAGGAAGTACGGCTTGTGTTACCCCTCAAAATAACGGATATGGATAATGCCCGTCTCTATCTCCATCATATTTCCTTTAAACAGCATATTCCATCAGATGAAGCAGCACAGGCTTCCTGGGAAAAGCACCTGCAACTGATCAGTGCACAGGAAGCTAATAAAGCAGCACCTGCTCCCGCCAGCATTTTTCCTTTGCGCAAAGCATTAAAAATTGCAGCCATGTTTGCAGGAGTGGCCATTATCACCGCTACATATATCTTTTTCCCAAGAAGCGCCACCAGGATCACCGCACAAACAGGTTACGGCGAAATCCGCCAGATAACTCTTCCCGATGGCTCCCTGGTAGACCTCAACGCCAACAGCAGTATCTCTTATAACAGCAAATGGAAATCAGGGGAAAAAAGAGAAATATGGCTGAAAGGCGAAGCACTTTTTAACGTAGTACATATTAATAAAGACACCAATAATATTAAAGAACAGGAAAGATTCCTCGTACATACCAAAGGCCTTACCGTTACTGTATTAGGGACTGTTTTTGATGTAAGACAACGCCGCCAGAAAACGGAAGTAGCCCTGCAGAGCGGGAAAATCAGGCTCTCCTTTGAAGATGCAGATAAAGACGACGTCATCCTGCAGCCTGGTCAGTTTATCTCTTATAATGAAGGCGATAAACAAACTGCCACTGAAAACATTGCCGCAGAAAAATTCAGTGCCTGGAAGGATCGCAAACTAATACTCAACAACCCCTCTGTCAGTGAAATCTTAAAATACCTGGAAGATACCTTCGGGAAAAAAATTATCCTGGAGGACAAAAAGAGGGATTCCCAAATCATCAATGGTCCGATATTACTGAGTTCTCTTGACGACGCCTTGTTTGTATTATCCATGGTTCTTGAAGCACAGGTCATTAAAAAAGATACCCAGACCATTATTTTACGTACCAGGCCGATATAA
- a CDS encoding RNA polymerase sigma factor, with the protein MDNPTFQRIIEGDMDAYSGLYKEYYKRFFNYGRKFTTNIVLIEDSIQEVFLDVWNRRDKLSHVDSPNYYLYSSFRYILMKKIRQHDKIVFDRSAEEDYEFSIENVIVSNELNEEMKTKLQHAIKTLTSRQLEAVFLRFYENLSYQEVASILKISVKATYKIMARSLSALKENIMFLSILF; encoded by the coding sequence ATGGACAATCCAACTTTTCAGCGAATTATTGAAGGCGACATGGACGCCTACAGTGGATTGTACAAGGAATATTATAAACGATTCTTTAACTACGGCAGGAAATTCACTACCAATATTGTTTTGATTGAAGACAGCATACAGGAAGTATTCCTGGATGTCTGGAACAGGCGGGATAAGCTGTCACATGTTGATTCACCGAATTACTACCTGTACTCATCGTTCCGGTATATTCTGATGAAGAAGATCAGGCAGCATGATAAAATTGTTTTTGACCGGTCTGCCGAAGAGGACTATGAATTTTCGATTGAGAATGTGATCGTCAGCAATGAGTTGAACGAGGAGATGAAGACCAAACTGCAACATGCTATTAAAACGCTTACCAGCCGGCAGCTGGAGGCGGTTTTCCTGCGATTTTATGAAAATCTTTCCTACCAGGAAGTAGCATCTATTCTTAAAATTTCAGTGAAAGCGACCTACAAAATTATGGCCCGGAGTCTTTCTGCGCTGAAAGAAAACATTATGTTCTTATCTATTTTATTTTAA